The window AAAATTAGGTCATGGGTATGCAAGGCTAGTAATAGACTCAGTTAGTGCACTATTCTTAGATAAACCTGCTCTTGCAAGAAAGATTAGTTATTATTTAAAAAGGGTACTAAACAAGTGGAAGTTTACCATCTACGCTACGTCACAATACGCCATAACAACATCCCAAGCCTTTGGATTTGGTGTCGAACATGTTGCCGATGGTATAATTAGGTTTCGTAGAAGTGTAAAGGATGGAATGCTACGTAGATATATCCTTATCGAGAAAATGAGACAGACTAATCATGATAAGTATATATGGGAAATAGATATTAGGGAAGGGAAAGGAATAGTTTTAATTGGAAAACTAGACCTGAGGCGGGAAGACACATCTTTACCCAAAAAAGTAATGGATAAAATTAAGGAAGCTGAATCAAGGAAAGATATGGAATTAAGTTAATTTCTCTACATCCATCGATAAATCTAAGGATCTCACGCTATGGGTTAAATACCCACTGGAAATTATATCAACGCCAGTTTCTGCATATTCCTTTACATTTTCGGGGGTTACCCTACCGGAGGCTTCCAATAACACTTTACCCTTTAACAGTTTAACCACCTCCTTTACTTCCTGAGGACTAAAGTTATCTAACATTATTATGTCTGCACCAGCTTTGTATGCCTCAATTGCATCGTTAATATTAGAGACTTCAACCTCTATCTTCTTTGAGAAACTTGTGATCTCTTTGGCTCGCTTTATAGCATCCTTGATGTTTCCTATGATAGAAATGTGATTGTCTTTTATTAGTACCATATCATATAATGAATACCTATGAGGATCCCCGCCACCTATCTCTATGGCGTATTTCTCAAAAATTCTTAGACCAGGCGTAGTTTTTCTTGTCCCAGCAATTATGACTTTAGGATTTATCTCCCTGGCTACATTTACCATCTTTCTGGTCTCTGTAGCTATAGCTGAGAGCCTACTCAACATGTTTAAAACCAGTCTCTCTACTCCTAATACGGCTTCAGCATCTCCTTGGAAAATCAGTATGTTCTCCCCTTTACTAAATAATTCTCCATCTTTTCTATAATAATCTACCTTTAAACCTAAATACTCTAGGAATGGTATTATAAACTTGTTGCCTGCTAGGATGCTGTTATTCTCCTTCGAAAATATTATTCCTTTTACTTTCACACCTCTAATTACTCTACTTGTAATATCCTCAGGATAGAGATCTTCCTCAAGTAACTGCAAAAGCCTATTTATGACTAATTTTTCAATCATTATTTCCTACATATCTTAATGAAGTTTTTAAATACTTCAATTCCTTTTTCAGTATGTTTTACTTCAGGGTGAAACTGTACTCCAAAAATTGAGTTGTCACTATTTACCATCGCTTGAACTTTGGCGTTCTCACTACTAGCCAGAATTCTGAAACCTGATGGAGGACTCACAACTTCATCATTATGACTTTCCCATGCTTTTATACTAGGTTTTAATCCTCTAAGTATTGTATCTTCGTCCACTATATTAACTGTGGTTAGTCCATACTCTGGTTTATTGGCTTTCTTAACTTCGCCACCTAGAGCCCTTGCTATTAGTTGATGACCTAGACATATTCCCAACTTCGGCACATTCAGACTTTTAACATAATCTGGTGCAAATCCCATCTTATCTAACTCATTAATAACTGAATAGGGACCTCCTCCAAATACAACAGAATCAAATTCCTTCAATTCTTCAACGGATTTATCAGGAGTTATTGCTACTGCTTCTAATCCGAGATATTTCAGGTCTTTTACTATTAAATGGTTGTATTGACCACCAAAATATATTACAGCAACTTTCACGGTCTATTAATTTCTTGCTAAAATTAAAACTTTTATATTCTTTGTCCGAACTTATGTTCGGTCAAATTGATCTATATTCTAGGCTCTGGTATAGCCGGGTTATCATCAGCGATATCCCTAAAATTAGCCGGACATAAAGTAACCATTATAACCAAGAAGATAGATGGGGGTTCTACGCCTATAGCGAAAGGAGGTATAGCAGTTCCACTCAGTGTAGATGACAGTGCAGAAAAACACATACAAGACACATTAAGAGTTGGTAAAAATCTATGTGATTACAAGGTGGTGGAATACGTTATAAGGGAGGCTGTGAGAGTTGTTGAAATTCTTCAAAAATTAGGCTTTAATTTTGATAAAGATTTACGACTCGAAGGAGGACATTCATGTAAAAGGGTATTGCACAAGGGTGATGAGACAGGTAGAGAGATTTGGAACTTTCTCTATAGAAAAGCTTTAGATTTACAAATACCTATTATAACTGATGAATTAACACATATTCTATCAAACAATAACAAAATATATGGGTTTGTTACCAAAAAGAGAGGTAGAATAGAAAATATAGACAAATTAGTTCTAGCGACGGGTGGTTATGGTTACTTATTTGCTTACACTTCTAATAAGGAAACTAATTTAGGAGAGGGTATTGCTCTAGGATTCAAAGCCGGTGCTTTAGTTAGTGATATGGAATTTATTCAATTTCACCCTACTGTTACAAGTTTAGATGGCGAGACATTCCTTCTTTCAGAGACTTTAAGGGGAGAAGGTGGTATAATCGTAAATGAAAAAGGAGAGAGATTTCTATATAAGTATGACGAGAAGGGTGAACTAGCACCCAGGGATATTGTTGCTAGAGCTATCTATTTTGAAATGATAAATGGACATAACATATATATGGATTTAAGTAAAATAGAGGAGTTTGAAAAGAAGTTCCCAGCCTTATCTAATTATCTTAGGAGGCATGGATATAACTATCAAAGCTACTTAATACCTATTTTCCCTGGAGCCCATTACACAATAGGTGGCTTACGTGTTAACCTCAAGGGTGAGACAAATGTGGAAAATCTATACGCAGTAGGTGAGGTGAGTGATACAGGATTGCATGGAGCCAATAGATTGGCTAGTAACTCCTTACTAGAGTCTTTAGTCTTCGGATTTAACTTACAAAATTATGTTGATGAACGCTGGGAAGGAGTACAAGCATCTGATGGGACTATATATCAATTATATGTCAAAGAAACTTCTAGCAATAGTACAATTAGTATAAGAGATATACAAAAAATAAACTGGGAAAGCCTGGGAATTATAAGAAATGAAGAAGTGATTAAGAAGGCGATAGAAATCTATCGACACTATTCAACTAATGAAGCTATCATATCCCATATGATTGGATTAGCTTCATTAATAAGATCAGAAAGTAGAGGTGTACATTTTAGATCAGATTATCCTGAAGAAAAGGAAGAGTGGAATGGCAAAAGAATTTACTTTTTGATGAGCAATAAAGAGTATGGAAGATTGTAAAGCTGCAGTAGTAGCTTTAATTTCGAAGGCAGGAAAAGTTCTGATAATAAAGAGAAAGGAGAAACCCGGTGATCCATGGAGCGGACATATGGCTTTACCTGGAGGAAGGAGAGAAGACCATGAGGAATGTGAAAGTACTGCTGTTAGAGAATGTTATGAGGAAGTTAGAATAAAGCCTCAAAATCTAATAAGAGTTGGTATATACTCACCTAATAATGCACCTGACATGAAAGTATCAGCGTATATAAGCTGCGTAGAAGAAGAACTTGAGCCTATAGTTCAAGAAGAAGAACTTGAAAAAGCAATTTGGGTTAAGATATCTGACTTAAAGCCGGCAGATAGGGCTTTCTATTACGAAAACTATAGAATATGGGGGATGACTTATCGAATATTAAATGATATAATACAAAAGAAATTATACTTGGTTTGTCAGTCCGGCAACAATTCTTCATAGATCCGTTCCGTCGACCATTCATCATTTCAATAATAGATTCTCATATTCCTTTACATATTTTACGCTTCTCTTACTATCACTAAATAATTTTGCAACTTCTTCTATGTCTTCAGATTTAATACTCTCCCTCCCTTTCCTTTGGGCTACAATATAAGCTGGTTCTATAAGTTGAACCGCATATCTTAAACTGTTTTCTACTCCTAACTTTGTTAACAATACAATTGCATCCTCATCAAGTTTTACGTCTATTTCATTAGCCCTGATCTTTACTATTTCTCTTATCTCACTCTCATTGTACGGTCTGGTCTGAATAATCAATAATCTATCCAGTAGATCTAACGGAATTCCGTGAGGAGATTCTATATCTGTGCCCCTTATCTTTGTTATACCTCTGTTAGTAGCTAGTATTAGTATTGGAGCTAATTCTGACTCCAAGGTCTTCGTTAAGAACGAGAACGCTTCTATATCGAGCATATGAGCATCGTCAATGAATAGTACTCCGGGTACCAACTCTGCATCTCCTCTGTTTACCATATCTTTAACAAGCCTATCGACTTGCTTTCTTATATCTTGGTTTATCTCCCTCTCAGTGAAAAAGCTAAATAATGCGGTAATTGAAATTGATTGCGCAGCTAGATTAAGATCTAAATCATGAAGAGTCACTGTAATAGTTATATCCTTTTCCTTCTTAATAGAGCCTGTAGGAATATCTACTTGTCTAGCCACTTCAATATCATAGCTCTTTGCACCTTCAAACCCCTTGGCTCTTCCTACCTTTGTAACTTCACCGGTTTCAGCATCTATCCATATTACATCACCTTTCTTTACATTCAATTTCATGAGCTGTTCAGCAATCGCATCACCAACATTCAAGGTTCGTTCATCGTCCTTAGTACTTAAAACGATCTGCGCTTCTCTCGGAGAAACGTAATATGGATTATATCTACTTCTGGCTACCTTAAGTTTGATATCCTTAACTACACCTTCATACACTATTCTTTTCTGCTTTATCCTAACTCCCATGGACTTTCTAATAACTTGCGTTAGTATCTCAGTTTTCTTTAGTTCTGTAGAATAAACCTCAGCGGCATTTATAGTGGTAAATGGAGTGTCCTCTCCTAGCTCTTTTGCAATGGCTACAGCTAATGCTGTCTTTCCGGTTCCTGGTGGACCTATGAAAAGTATTCCCTTACCTGCCATTTTACCTTGTCTGATTAACTGAACCACTATACCAGATGCCTCTCTTGCTTCAACTTGTCCTACTAGACCATCTGCAATGAACTTTGCTTTACCTTTCTCATCTAAACCTAAACCAGTTATATGGCTGTGTATACTTGCTTTTTCCCTTTCTATTTTCTTAATCTCTCTTATCTGGGCCATTCCATAAATTATATAAAAGAGTGGATTTTTGAAATTTACTTAAGTGATGACGATCTTTGGGTCTGAATTGTGAGGATGTGGCGGCTAACTGAGAGGTAGGTAGGGATGAAACCACTTCACTTGTCAGTAGGTAGGATAAACATTGATATTATAGCTAAGATTAACAAAATACCTGATATCGATGAGTTTGAAACAACAGACACACTAGAAATTTTACCAGGTGGAGCAGCAGTTAATTACGCTGTAGCTATAAATAAATTTGGTCACAGTATTAAGATTTTATCTAAGATAGGCAAAGATTCACTTGTCTCTTATGTACTAGAAAGGATAGCAGAAATGGGAGTAGGACTTGATTACGTAGAGGAAACAAACTTACCACAGAGCATGGCATTAATATTTTTGAGAGATAACGGAAGCATTTCAATGGTCAGGAAGCTAGGTTCTTCAATTCTCCTTGATAAAGAGGATATAAAGAAAGTCTTCGGGTTATTTGATGTTATACATTTCGCTTCAATTTCTCCGGATATCGTTGTTAGGGATCCTTACGCTAAGCTTATAACTTATGATCCAGGTCCAAATAGTTCAAAAATTCCTGAAAATTTTGGGAATGCAGATATAATATATTTGAACGAGAGGGAGAGCACTAGGGTCAAGATAGAAAGTCTTAAGGCACGACTGATCGTAATAAAAATGGGATCGAAGGGAGCTAAGGTGATATCAGAAAATGAAGAGTGTTATTGCGAGCCATATAAAGTTCAAACTGTTTTGGATACAACTGGTGCTGGAGATGTTTTTGACGCTGCATTTAATTATGCGTATATGCAGGGACACTCAATAGAGGATACTCTTAGATTCGCTGTAACTGCCTCTGCATTAAAAGTAACGAGAATAGGAGGGATAAATTCTCCAACTAGAGAGGAAGTTATGAATGCCTTAAATGCTTATACACCAAATACTAAATGTAAATGATAGTGATATTCGTTGATTTTGATTATTTCTTCGCACAAGTAGAGGAAGTATTAAACCCACAGTATAAGGGAAAACCACTGGTAGTTTGCGTATATTCGGGTAGAACCAAAACGAGTGGGGCTGTAGCCACCGCGAATTATGAGGCAAGAAAGTTAGGAGTAAAAGCAGGAATGCCTATCATAAAAGCTATGGAGATTGCACCTAATGCAGTATATTTACCTATGAGAAAACCGGTTTATGAGGCTTTTTCAAATAGGATAATGAACTTGTTGAACAAATATGCTGATAAAATTGAAATAGCCAGTATAGATGAGGCTTACTTAGACGTAACCAATAAAGTACAAGGAAATTTTGAACTTGGAGTAGAATTAGCTAGGAAAATAAAGCAAGAGATACTTGAGAAAGAAAAAATAACAGTCACTGTCGGAGTTACTCCTAACAAAATTTTAGCAAAAATAATTGCTGACAAAAGCAAACCTAATGGTCTCGGTGTAATTAGACCGACAGAAGTACAAGATTTTTTGAATGAATTAGATATTGACGAAATTCCGGGAATAGGAAGTGTTTTGGCTAGGAGACTAAATGAATTAGGTATACATAAATTGAGAGATATTCTAAGTAAAAATTACAATGAACTTGAGAAGATTACGGGAAAAGCAAAAGCCTTATATCTACTAAAGTTAGCTGAGAATAAATATAGTGAACCTGTAGAAAATAAAAGTAAAATTCCTCATGGAAGATATTTAACTTTACCCTATAACACAAGAGATGTAAAGGTTATATTACCTTACCTAAAGAAGGCTATAAATGAGGCATACAATAAGGTTAATGGTATTCCAATGAGAATAACTGTTGTAGCTATTATGGAAGATCTAGATATTCTGAGCAAGGGAAAGAAGTTTAAGCATGGAATATCTATAGATAACGCTTATAAAGTTGCTGAGGACTTACTTAGAGAGTTGTTGATTAGGGATAAAAGAAGGAATATACGAAGAATAGGAGTAAAATTAGATAACATAATTATCAATAAGACAAATTTATCTGATTTCTTCGACATTTAATTGCAACGAGTTGAGGATTTTGCTTAAATCAGGCTTTCCATACGCGTGAACGTAGTTTATAAAACCTCTTACTCCCCTTTGAGAAGTATCAACGTCCTTTAATATCTCTATATCGAAGTAAATTGGTATCCTATCCGTAACTGACCTATTATCTATGTGTATTATCTTTGATAGTTTATCCATATCTTCTTTAATGCCACTTGCTTCAACCACTGCCTTCTTTCCTTTAATAGCAGTTATATCATTCATTATCTCATTATATTTATCCAATACCAATACAATTCTAACCATTCGTCCTCCTAGAACATCTTCATAAAAATTTAGTGATAGTAGATACTCTCTATTTCTAGTTATAGGCAATATTATTAATTCCTCTACTCCTAGTACGTTCACGACAGGTTTTATTTTCACATTCATTATTATTCACCTCAATGATAGAGATAGATGGTTCCTTTGGAGAGGGTGGTGGACAGATACTTAGAACCTCATTAACTTTATCATCCCTTACTAAAAAACCCTTCAGAATATATAATATTAGGGCTAACAGACCTAAACCGGGCTTACAAAGACAACATTTAACTGCAGTAAATGCTGTAAAAATATTAACAAATGCCACGGTAAAAGGAGATTACGTAGGCTCAACAGAGCTAATATTTAATCCTGGTGACATACAAGAAAAGGGAGACTTCGTCTTTGATGTAGGCACTGCGGGAAGTACGACATTAATACTTCAAACAATCCTACCACTCCTTTTGAACAGGAAACTTACTGTAACAATTAAAGGTGGTACAGATGTACCAAAATCACCCTCAATTGATTACATAAGGTTAGTGTTCAGTAAAGTTTTAGAAAAAATTGGTATAAGTTTCGATCTAGAGTTAATAAAAAGAGGACATTATCCAGAGGGAGGAGGAGAAATCAGAATAAGTAACGTAAAGGGAGAGCCACAACGCTTTTCTATAACTGAATTTGGACAATTGGAAGGATTTGTAGGCATATCTCATGTTTCATCGTTACCTGGACATATAGCAGAGAGGCAAAAATCATCTGCGGAGAAAATCCTGAGAAGACTTAAGGATAAAATAGATATTCGGTCAGATGTTAGAGAAGGTGAAATAAGTAAAGGGAGTGGTATATGTCTATCTGCAATAGGTAAGTACGGGATAATTGGGGCTGATGCGTTAGGTGAGAAGAGTAAAAGAGCAGAAACTGTAGGAGAAGAAGCTGCTCTAAAACTTTTAGAGGAGCTTAAGACCAGTGCAGCCTTCGATAGCCATATGGGTGACATGTTAATGCTGTATGCCAGTCTATATCAAGGCGAATATACGGCATCAAAATTAACCTCACATTCAATAACGAATGAGACAGTCATAAGAAAATTCATTG is drawn from Sulfolobus acidocaldarius SUSAZ and contains these coding sequences:
- a CDS encoding NUDIX hydrolase, translated to MEDCKAAVVALISKAGKVLIIKRKEKPGDPWSGHMALPGGRREDHEECESTAVRECYEEVRIKPQNLIRVGIYSPNNAPDMKVSAYISCVEEELEPIVQEEELEKAIWVKISDLKPADRAFYYENYRIWGMTYRILNDIIQKKLYLVCQSGNNSS
- a CDS encoding DNA polymerase IV (Dpo4; involved in translesion DNA polymerization; belongs to Y family of polymerases; does not contain proofreading function), with amino-acid sequence MIVIFVDFDYFFAQVEEVLNPQYKGKPLVVCVYSGRTKTSGAVATANYEARKLGVKAGMPIIKAMEIAPNAVYLPMRKPVYEAFSNRIMNLLNKYADKIEIASIDEAYLDVTNKVQGNFELGVELARKIKQEILEKEKITVTVGVTPNKILAKIIADKSKPNGLGVIRPTEVQDFLNELDIDEIPGIGSVLARRLNELGIHKLRDILSKNYNELEKITGKAKALYLLKLAENKYSEPVENKSKIPHGRYLTLPYNTRDVKVILPYLKKAINEAYNKVNGIPMRITVVAIMEDLDILSKGKKFKHGISIDNAYKVAEDLLRELLIRDKRRNIRRIGVKLDNIIINKTNLSDFFDI
- a CDS encoding aspartate oxidase — encoded protein: MIYILGSGIAGLSSAISLKLAGHKVTIITKKIDGGSTPIAKGGIAVPLSVDDSAEKHIQDTLRVGKNLCDYKVVEYVIREAVRVVEILQKLGFNFDKDLRLEGGHSCKRVLHKGDETGREIWNFLYRKALDLQIPIITDELTHILSNNNKIYGFVTKKRGRIENIDKLVLATGGYGYLFAYTSNKETNLGEGIALGFKAGALVSDMEFIQFHPTVTSLDGETFLLSETLRGEGGIIVNEKGERFLYKYDEKGELAPRDIVARAIYFEMINGHNIYMDLSKIEEFEKKFPALSNYLRRHGYNYQSYLIPIFPGAHYTIGGLRVNLKGETNVENLYAVGEVSDTGLHGANRLASNSLLESLVFGFNLQNYVDERWEGVQASDGTIYQLYVKETSSNSTISIRDIQKINWESLGIIRNEEVIKKAIEIYRHYSTNEAIISHMIGLASLIRSESRGVHFRSDYPEEKEEWNGKRIYFLMSNKEYGRL
- a CDS encoding TATA binding protein (TBP)-interacting protein (TIP49), which encodes MAQIREIKKIEREKASIHSHITGLGLDEKGKAKFIADGLVGQVEAREASGIVVQLIRQGKMAGKGILFIGPPGTGKTALAVAIAKELGEDTPFTTINAAEVYSTELKKTEILTQVIRKSMGVRIKQKRIVYEGVVKDIKLKVARSRYNPYYVSPREAQIVLSTKDDERTLNVGDAIAEQLMKLNVKKGDVIWIDAETGEVTKVGRAKGFEGAKSYDIEVARQVDIPTGSIKKEKDITITVTLHDLDLNLAAQSISITALFSFFTEREINQDIRKQVDRLVKDMVNRGDAELVPGVLFIDDAHMLDIEAFSFLTKTLESELAPILILATNRGITKIRGTDIESPHGIPLDLLDRLLIIQTRPYNESEIREIVKIRANEIDVKLDEDAIVLLTKLGVENSLRYAVQLIEPAYIVAQRKGRESIKSEDIEEVAKLFSDSKRSVKYVKEYENLLLK
- a CDS encoding sugar kinase codes for the protein MKPLHLSVGRINIDIIAKINKIPDIDEFETTDTLEILPGGAAVNYAVAINKFGHSIKILSKIGKDSLVSYVLERIAEMGVGLDYVEETNLPQSMALIFLRDNGSISMVRKLGSSILLDKEDIKKVFGLFDVIHFASISPDIVVRDPYAKLITYDPGPNSSKIPENFGNADIIYLNERESTRVKIESLKARLIVIKMGSKGAKVISENEECYCEPYKVQTVLDTTGAGDVFDAAFNYAYMQGHSIEDTLRFAVTASALKVTRIGGINSPTREEVMNALNAYTPNTKCK
- a CDS encoding GMP synthase yields the protein MKVAVIYFGGQYNHLIVKDLKYLGLEAVAITPDKSVEELKEFDSVVFGGGPYSVINELDKMGFAPDYVKSLNVPKLGICLGHQLIARALGGEVKKANKPEYGLTTVNIVDEDTILRGLKPSIKAWESHNDEVVSPPSGFRILASSENAKVQAMVNSDNSIFGVQFHPEVKHTEKGIEVFKNFIKICRK
- a CDS encoding RNA 3'-phosphate cyclase, with the protein product MIEIDGSFGEGGGQILRTSLTLSSLTKKPFRIYNIRANRPKPGLQRQHLTAVNAVKILTNATVKGDYVGSTELIFNPGDIQEKGDFVFDVGTAGSTTLILQTILPLLLNRKLTVTIKGGTDVPKSPSIDYIRLVFSKVLEKIGISFDLELIKRGHYPEGGGEIRISNVKGEPQRFSITEFGQLEGFVGISHVSSLPGHIAERQKSSAEKILRRLKDKIDIRSDVREGEISKGSGICLSAIGKYGIIGADALGEKSKRAETVGEEAALKLLEELKTSAAFDSHMGDMLMLYASLYQGEYTASKLTSHSITNETVIRKFIDIKDEIKGSSPFLFRVQ
- a CDS encoding circadian clock protein KaiC, yielding MTRLSTGIYEFDKLIEGGIPQGFFVALTGEPGTGKTIFSLHFVAQGLKEGNPCVYVTTEESRDSIVKQAKQFGWDFEEHLDKKLIIIDALMKEKDDEWSLTELTAEELINKVILAKQKLGHGYARLVIDSVSALFLDKPALARKISYYLKRVLNKWKFTIYATSQYAITTSQAFGFGVEHVADGIIRFRRSVKDGMLRRYILIEKMRQTNHDKYIWEIDIREGKGIVLIGKLDLRREDTSLPKKVMDKIKEAESRKDMELS
- a CDS encoding nicotinate-nucleotide pyrophosphorylase (catalyzes the formation of pyridine-2,3-dicarboxylate and 5-phospho-alpha-D-ribose 1-diphosphate from nictinate D-ribonucleotide), coding for MIEKLVINRLLQLLEEDLYPEDITSRVIRGVKVKGIIFSKENNSILAGNKFIIPFLEYLGLKVDYYRKDGELFSKGENILIFQGDAEAVLGVERLVLNMLSRLSAIATETRKMVNVAREINPKVIIAGTRKTTPGLRIFEKYAIEIGGGDPHRYSLYDMVLIKDNHISIIGNIKDAIKRAKEITSFSKKIEVEVSNINDAIEAYKAGADIIMLDNFSPQEVKEVVKLLKGKVLLEASGRVTPENVKEYAETGVDIISSGYLTHSVRSLDLSMDVEKLT